The genomic region ATCGATCGTgtacctaattaattaattaatcaatcaatGGCTGCAAGGATGATGATAAGCTCATcaaatcttttgtttttctactatatatatatctataagcTTTAGCTATTTACATATCTTTAAACACTTTAATAATCTATTTGTCATATTTAATGATGTGAACaatttaattacacttttctctaaataatatcattaaatCGGTTTCAATCCCCAAATTTTAGTcctgaaactttttttttttttttcggttaTAGAATTGCTTTCTTTGATTAAGTGTACGTTTAAATGGATGAAAGAATCTAGTCGAGGGGAATATGGACTTGTTGGAGAACACAACCTGGGCCTCCTCGGCTCCGTGTTGTAGTTATttaccataaattaattttttatcaagaaaatattatttattatgatacgAATATTTATCATGGCTAAGTCACTCTCGCAAATATCACGATCATGATCAATGACTAATTGCTACtgctattttgtttttaacagAGTTGAATACACATGCATGCATGCGCGTATGATAACAACACAAGTTGCTTGCAATGGTCTGTGATAATTGCAATGTCGTCACTAGACACATATCactaatagttaaaaaattaaaaattaaaaagagtcAAATACTAATTCTTATCTCATggtttatgaaatatataattatttttcagttgatagaggaattaatttataatttttgaaataagagaTGGTACTCGTATCCATActaaataataacttgtaatttactcaaacaattagtatgataaattaaaaattgttattgCGAAATGCATACTACTATCCACGATTTTCAGATTAactatcatttaatattttcataacattATGTCGAAAGTCTACCGAATTTAAAGTTCAGCAACGAGTATATTGAACTGCTCACAAAGCCACCTAAAAGATTAATATTatggaaaatattaattaaacgataattaatctgaaaaatatataatacttgtacgtaatatttactaatttagTTTTCGCTACTCaggtcctttttttttgtcgTAGTTCAACTCCATCGACAAAAAAGGTGAActcccaacaaaaaaaaaaaagactaaaatcaaaaaaattaattgcaaaaatgTCGGATCAAACTACAACACTAAAATGTTGAAAGACAAGAGTGTCAAATAACCTAAATTACgggaacaaaaatatattaaaatattgtttatatatatattttaaaatatattgatttgacacCTCTgacaacataaaaatataatcatattaatttctaGAACTTGTACTCAGTTGAACCTAGCCAATTCTGAAATAACAAAATCTAAGATCCGCCAACTTTTCTTTGGTTTAATTATAAAGCAAAACGCGCACACATGTTAGGCGATATGCATGCTTGCAAGCTGGCACACTTAGGTTGATATTACAATATGTCAATTAAAAAGGGCAAAGAATTAAAGATTGGTTATTATATCCCCAAATCATCCAAACATTAGGATGACTGGATTTGATTCTATCATACTTCCCGCTTCTACTGGGAAAAGCTAGAAATTTCAATCCACAAATTTGCTCGAATGGCCTAAGCAAATAATTGTGTGTCTGCCATGTTTATGTAATGATCCACTTGCTGCAATTACTACAATCACATGATTCATAAACTTAAACAAAGTAAAACATCAAGGGATAACATTATAAAGGTTCATGTTGTCCATCTTTTTCCCCACCATTTTGGAGTCTTCTATTTCATTAAATCAACAAATGTGGTTTGTAATGCCACTGTATGATCTAATCTCTATGCTGAAAAAGTCACTGCATTCTTCATTATCTCTACCTGTCtctttcttgcttttctttgtctttataaattcatatggAAAAGGTTGAAACATGGAAGTGGGATGACACTGGGATAGTTTTAAATGGGTCCTGATCAGTTTCAACTGTTCGTGCAGGCAATGCAAATCCCATAACAAATGattaaggaagaaaaaagataataatagtattattacattataatgAGGCTTAATTTTCATGCAAAAAACATTCTTTCTCGATTGTGTTTCCGTTCCACTTAACTGGATTACAGACAACGTATCAAATTTGTAACTAAAACATCAGCTGCAGTCCTAGTTTTAGTGCAGTTATCGATAGTTTTAATGCTAAATTAAGTTTTACATACATTATACAGGCATATCTGCAGCAAGAGGACAGTGGAAAGAAACTACCATTATGCAgacacaaacatatataagGCAAAGCATTTCTCTTATGCATTATTGTCTGTTTATtaccaatattttatatttacaagCCAGCACAAGCATTAACTATTTGAATCTTCGAACAGCAATCTAACCTCATTCATCAGACCACCTTAAGGTCCCACACAGTTGTGGTAGATATTGTTTCACTATTTACCAGGCTTTATGATGCAAACAACTCCAATCAAATTTCTCCATAATTGAGTCTTTTTCATGAGATGTGCCATTATCAAtcataactttttcttttgttattttattataaatatctttattcTAATACGTCACGTTTCATATTGAATATGGATCAATAGTTATGAATCTAAACATGCACACATTCAAGTATTCTAGATAATATATTAACAATCAATCATTGGCATATTCATATGATGAAATTCCACCTCAAAGAGTTACAAAAAGCGAAACTGTTATATGCAGCGAGGATTCAAGAAAGCATTGCATTAACGAATTACTAAATGTAAAAGTTTTAACTCACGAAACTCAATTCAAAATCTCAGTCTGCGCTCCATGGGAACTCCAAAATGCTTTGTCAAGCTTCAAGAGGCTGCAAAAACCAATAGCTTACCAAATGGAAACATGCCACAACTGATAATTACACAATTGATTTCAGAATAAAAAGAAGCGAcatattctaataatttggCTACTTTATTGAGCATCCTTTCAGTACTAGCAGAAATTTCTTACCAGCCAATAATTGCCTTGAGGTTGAATCACAAAAAGCAATCATGTCAAGGACCACAGTACAAAAAAGATTGCATAAGAGGAGCTCGTGGTAATGCTAAACACCTGCTGATAGCGATTGCTTATCAAGTACTAATCCACTCTTTGATCTACCCAACTTCAAGAGTTCCTTTGCCTTGTCAACTTTTGATTGCTCAATTAGCTCATTGACCACTTTCTGGATAATCCAACCAGAAACCTTATTCTTTAGGCAAGCAGACTTCTTGCACAACTCATATGCAAAATCAATATCATTATTATCACAAGCAAAGGGAATAAGTGTCATAAATGTGACAAAATCCGGACCAGATTCGCTTTCAACCATTGCTGTATACCATTTCTTTACCTCGTCCAAATTCCCTTCATTCACAAACCCTTTGATAACTATATTGTAAGTGTAGTTGTTGGGTTTCAGCCCCTTTTCCTCCAACTCCTTGAACACATCCATGGCTTCGGAAAAGCATTTTTCTTTCACCATGCCATGCAGCCTTGAGTTATAACACCTCAAATCAGGAATGACCCTCTTCTCTTCCATCAAACTCCATAAATTTTCCGCCTCCGAAAATCTACCGCTGCCATAGAACGCACCCAAGAGAGTGTTAAATGTAACCGCATTGGGTTCTACATCATTTTTCTCCATATCATCCAACATGGACATGGCCGCATCCAACGACCCCATTTCGCAAAAAGCTCTAATTACCGAAGTATAAGAGATTATATTGGGCTTTACTGATAGTTTACCAGGTAATTCTTGGAACAGCTCAACAACTTTACTGAAGCTTTTGGAGGGGAAGCAGGCAGCCATAAGGGCATTAAAAGAAAGGACAGTACGCGGACAATTTAACTGAGGCATTTGATCGAACAACTGGAGGGCATGATCGAGCATTTTGGCTTGACCATAAAGGCAGATGAGGCGGGCAGTgaagttttcttcttttatatcTGGGTACAGCTTCTGGTGATCGAGAATCTCATGAATATAAGAGAAGTGGCCACCTTTGGCGAGGCGGCGGACAGTGGTCTTGTATACTAAGCGTTGGCCTCGGAAGTGgctgaaatttgattttttcttgaattggttgacAAGTTTTTGGATCCTTTCCTCTCCGGTGGAGGTTTCAACGGCCGTGGCGGAGGTGGGCTTCTGTAGGAAAAGAGTACGGAGACGGCGGCACAGAGAAGACGACACTTTGTTCATAGTGGACCTGTGCTAGGGCCTAATCTGCCATTACTTGCCAAGTCCTCGGTTGAAGTATCCATTCGGCCCCAAGATGGGCGATTACTTGATAttggaaaattacaattttaatcctgttATTCGAGgtggtatttttaattttgtataaattaatttttaatttttgataaaagaatgagattgattttggaattttactataatttgtagttatataatcaattatgaaattgtGAATTGAAACACCACAATTACTTTCTTGAAATCACTTAtctcataattgattatgtaacCGATGGTTCAGACTAGGCCGTAGAGCCAAGGTGCTGTgacattattttcttaaagtcAATTATTTCATAGTCTATTATGCGACCGTCGAACCAAATTGGGGAATAGAGGCTGAAGCATTGTGAATATTATCAAAGTTTTAGGAAGTTTTACTTTAATCATTTACATAGTACTTTATCTTACCGATTATGTCCTCTTCGAGACGTGACAACGCATGAACTCGAATCCCTATAGGTTCAAGAGGTGACTCATGCGCATCTTTGTCCCTCAAATCAAGAGGCAGCTTCTACTCGTGTAAAACTTTGTCCCACATAGCACTAAGCTCTCAACTCTACTTGGTGTCCCACacaataattagttttttgaattttgctCAACGATCagttttgatattatttatcacacttcaaatttgaaaaccTATTGAATGCAAAAATTACCTCCAAACCCATTCAGTGGgtcttgaaatttatatgaCCAACTCGTTGAATTTGGACATCTAATGGTCCCGTCTTTCGGTacttgtttctttctcttttttcaattttcatgcatcttttttgtcatcattttttgtaaatttaatattaactgaatattttgtatatatcttatcaataataaatattttattttaaatagtattataaaatttgcacaCACATAAGGCGTgccacaaattaattaatagtgtTTATAGTTATTGATGAAgctattatataaataattatcaaaagataaatttttccaattaaaacagttatattttttaaattttatgaggAAGGGACcaaattacaatttgaaaataaaacgGGACTAACTAAAAcgattttttatgtaaaaaagaaaaaaattatcataagaATAATATGAAAACATCAGCTATTAGAGAGACTAATTTGAAGTGAACTGAAATGAtcgtaaaaattattttaaaatcaaaatcaaatatcggtgattaaaataataaattttacccGACCCTTTAACTATCTCTAGTTGGATATGCATGTACAAGAGCAATATGTGcccataattcaaaaattcaatattgatCACAACGTTGACATTCCCTTCTCCACACATCCGATCTTGAAGGAATATGTTCTTCGAAAATCTCAAGCACAAGTTGGATTGAGAGAGAAGCGAAGAATGTAATGTTGTGATAAGTCAATTTGtcatttgaaagaaaatgagaatcaTAAGAACTTTTTGGCTATAAATAGTGAGTGAAAAACCCATACCAAAATTCATCACTGTATATGAACTAGGAAGAGAGGGCTGACATGAAGAGAAAAGTCCTTGTTTATTAGCCAAGAATGACTTGCCTGCTGCAATCATTTCTCCCCGAGGAGAAATATGTGGAGATCCCTTGTGTGGATGGTTTTCCAGGCAGTCATTTTGGCTAAATTGACAGGCTTTTCTTTCAATGTTAGCTATCATCTTCCCCTTCACCATGCTGATCAAAAAACAACACATCACAATGTGTTTTAAGGAAAATTCTTGCTCGGATCCGActtgatcaaatttgaatcaattatatggcACGTACAATATATTTGTCGTGTGATTGGTGAAGTCAAGAAAAATGAGCAATCACGCGCACATAGCAAGTGTGATACACATGCtctgtgattgatttggttcggCAAAATCTGATTTGGACAAGAATTTTTCGTGTTTTTACAGCAAAattacacatttagtcctatagGATAATGGGTTCAATACTTTTGGTCCTTTgttttatgagattttcaaAGTGGTcccaaaattgtaaaatctCGACACATTTAGTCTCATAAATCTCATAAAACAGAGGATAAATgtatcaaattttctcaatttggGACCATTGAGGACTAAATGCGTCcagtttttctaattttggaaCTATTATGAGATTTCGCAAAGCAAAGGACTAAAACTGTTAAACCTtctattttatgggactaaaatataatatttttttgttttatatataacatattttggtcaaaattacttgaaatatgacaaaaaaaaattatatatggagaagtgttgaaaaataaaagaaagtaaGTGGGCTTAGCCCGAGATTGTagtgataaatttatattatataaactaaaatccaaatagataaattgaaattacgGTAGAGTTATTTTTCCAATCATATCATCTTTTAATCgtgttggaaaattttcatgaGCTTCGTAAGGGGTTGAATGACTTTCCTTCATAAGATTTACATGAATCCCCATCTTTGgggctaattaataatatgtttggtCCGATAagttagatttattttattttttatcacatttattacataattagtacttttaatcctataatttacaaaaattaatatttttagtccttatCTACTTTTTTGTCTATAGTTTAACAATATAGCATATGTGTCTAACACGTGATGGTTCAGTAGTTTTGGCTGGAAAACAAATTCCAGCTTGAGACCATTTTTGgggaaaaatataactacattctgaagggaaaaaataaatcttgaagaaaattaaaaaaaaaaaaaaacatagcgaattctctcttctctcacaaaaattgaatcatatCCTTCCCATATTTCTATAAGTTGAAGTCAAGTAAAAGCAACATAAAGAATTATGTCTTCTAcaatttattatcataattttttgctgaaaaatcgatatagattaaaaaaagatgTCAGTGAACTCGATTGCAACATTAATATATCACCAACAATATTTCAAGCCATGACTTTTCATTGCAAACTTTGCAGATGTCGTTCCAAACTAAATAAAGTATTGCAAAGTTTGAGGCTGATTTCTAGACAAACACTAAATCATCATTTGTTGTAGTAAGTTTCCATATCCCATTGCCAAATCCATGGAAATTGTGATGGATTTTACTCTGTCGGAAATGTTGATACAATTTCAATAGTTATTTCTTAACGCCTATTTTATACTGTTCCAAATAATGATGTGTACTCCTACTCTCTTCCATCCAATCTATCAACATGCATATCTTTCTATTTAACAActtccaaaatttaaaattttattattatttttaattattagttacaATATCAAATTTGGATAGGAATGGCAATTTGGCCTCGGAAAATCGGGGCACCGATCCGGTCCTGTCccaaatatgaaattttccGAGTTTGGGGCGGGGTACGTGTCTTGTCCCAAACCCGCCTCGGACACGGAGTAAtaaatttagcattttttattattaatatataatacgttattaataataaattatagtattatatataaattctaaaatttatagtattatatataaattctaaataatttttgtatgtatccaactctatataagaatacaaaaaataaaaaattagttgataagaaaattaataatttaaattaattgatgaacgtattctttgttttatacaattcattttaaattaaaacttatattaAGGTATTTCAATCTAaagtgatattatttattaaaaaataaaatattagttgaatgtattcttcgtattatataattaattgtaaatcgtaaaatgttattatttgatgagaaaattaataatttagatgaacGTATTCTTTGTCTTATACAATTCATTTCAGATTGAaacttatattaaaatatttaaatctgaacagatattatttattaaaaataaaatattagtatttacaTGATgaaaactatattattttaattcatttattaaatgatattacttaataaaactatattaaGGTATTAAATGAGTGAAGGCGGGACGGATCTCGAGTTGGGCCTTACCCGTACTAGACCCGCTCTATTGCCATTACTAAATTTGGACAAGGTCGAGGAATTGCAAATAGGCTAGTCTGTCTGAAGGAGGTGATATCCagacttttcttttctaatattCCCTCAAATGCAAATCCATGGAATGTGTAACTCTTAAAACTTTTTAGGTAGATGAATAGAGGCGAAGGTCATGAATGAAGATTGAAGGTTGAGATTCCATATATCCATATCACTAGTTGACAGAATACATTCTGCATGCATGGATTTCAACCACTCCAAAGGAAAATGCGATTCTCAGCGTGTctataaatagagagaaaaaaccCCCAAGAAACTCATCACCATGGAAGAGAAGAGAGGGGGAGGGCTAACATGAAGAGAAAAGCCCTCGTTAACTAGCCAAGAATGACTTGCCTGCACGCCTCTGTTTTGAGGACGTATAAGAGTTTTGAGAGCCCTTGTGCGCGGCTTTCAGGCAGTCATCTTGGCTTAGTTGACGGGCTTTTCTTTATCATGCTACTCCTCTTCTTCTGCATGTATATATCTAGCTAGCTGCACAAatttatgacatatatattttgtctaaCGTCTCAAAATAAAGTTCCATTTGAGACAtggaaataatttaattttttcaaaacttcagtgttattaaaaaaaaaaaaaattgcaattttcatcttGTAATTTGGAAGGTGGAAATTTGGTCctacacaaattaatttacataatttagtcctgtaattttgaaaaatccgATAATTTTGGTCACATTTGGCTGTAAAACCCCAACTTTAAAGGTTATGTGGGCAGCACATGCGTCTTTTAGCGGAAGAGGCCAAAAtactcaatttttaaaaattataaaattaaattgcgAAAAATCAATTCGTGTATGTAGAACAAAAATTATCACTCTCTAAGCTATAGGACGAgaattatatagatatattcatccaTTTGTTGAGCATTGCTCTCAATACACCCTATGCTAGAGGCATGTCGGTTTAAAgctctaatttttaaattataaacattattaatttattttctctttgaGGAATAAAAAGTCGTGAAATTTTcggcaagaaaaaaaaaaggtatgaGTTGTTTCTGGAAAAGTGCTGAGAAGAGGAGTTAGACAACAAAGATTGCTGTGAAGACGCCATTCGCAAGAGTGTAttgaaaagtagaaaaatggGTTCTTCGATGATTACAATGCTCTGCAAAacaaagtttatataaatctcaGACTAAGTCCTAACAACGAATTACAGTTGACCTTTAACTAATTTACCAACTAAGCTTAGACAACTAATTTAACTGTAACAAGCCAacggtttaattaaaaacGTGTAAGTTAAAACGCTTTCAACTAACTCATAAAAGAGCAactctttactttttatttttttgaagagcttataagttgataatatgttatatttagaccttataaaatattttctaaaaaatttactaaacaCTTTGTAGTATCTTAAATGCACTTAAAcctcttataaaatgtttcaaaGTACTTAATTACAAACTCACCTAAACACCCTCttagtttcataatttatgaGTGCactaatatgtatttatagttGGTATTAACAAtggagattaaaaaaaaaaaagattacaaCCCGAGTTCGAGAAGCTTAGGGTATGTTCTTCAACACGATCATGTTCCCCTCAGCGAATTTCTTTCATCCAATTTAACCTACACTTAATGGAAGAAATCAATCTTTTTTTGGAGACTAAAATTTGGAGATTGAAACCGatttaatgatattatttagagaaaagtgtaattaaattGTCCACGTCATTAAATATGACAAATAGATTATTAAAGTGTTTAAAGATATGTAAATAGCTaaagcttatatatatatagtagaaaaacaaaagatttgATGAGCTTATCATCATCATTGCAGCCattgattgattaattaattaattacgtaCACGATCGATATACATAAATGAAAAGGGTCCCCCACAGCAGCACTCAAAAACAGATAAAATGGGCaggtattaatattattaattacatatcaCATAGCATGTAATTAACAATTAAGATGATGGTGATGGATCAAACTTGAGATTTCACAGCAGAATTCTCTGCAGCTCCACCGCTGTTCATCTGGGAAGTTGCTGCAACTTTGTCGGAACGCGACAGTGCACTGATTTTGACAATGTCGTCCATGATTTGCTCGGCCGTTAGTTCTGAAATCTTTCCGTCCTCCAAAACTATGATGTGATTGGGTATATTATGAGATGGAAGCTTTTGTTGGCTCATTTTGGCTGCGTTTTTGTACTTCACGTAGAGCGCCATCTGAAGCACGCCGAAGCTGAAACCCAACACATTCGGAATCTGTACGTATACAAAACgtcaaatataaattcatccaaaaaatgtgtaatgtttgaattaatatttgtacGTACGGCGATGTTATAATCTTTGATTAGGAAGCCGTAGAAAAACCACATGACGGCGCTAAGAGTAAGGAATAGTGATAGAAGAAAGGGCATATACTCCACACTCTTCGTTCGTATCACTTTTCTCTGTtttgaattaagaaaaaacaGTGCAAGTGATGATGAGTATGTATTTATTCATGTAATCAGCTGAGATAAATATATCGTACGTAGTATCtgtagtttaattttattacataaacatATGCTTACCACAATGCATAATGGGGCAATGAAGACACACAAGGAAAATACCAGACATATCCATCCTACTACATTTGCTTGTAGTGAAGCTTTAACTAGGAAATGTGTGGAAACTAGGATGAATCCGAACCCACAAACTATAAGCAGAAACAGTAGCTTAAGAGTTTGTACCTGCAATTACAATTGAAATTCGATACCTCAatctatcaaaaaataattggatatttttcaattattctttaattttttcgaTATTTCGTTTTTATACATACCCTTTGTTTCTTTGGTGCGTAGAAAAGATAGAAGCAGATGTAAATAGTCTGGATGAAACAACCGACTGAATTGATGGTAATGATAAGAGTGGTA from Sesamum indicum cultivar Zhongzhi No. 13 linkage group LG3, S_indicum_v1.0, whole genome shotgun sequence harbors:
- the LOC105158160 gene encoding pentatricopeptide repeat-containing protein At1g55890, mitochondrial-like produces the protein MNKVSSSLCRRLRTLFLQKPTSATAVETSTGEERIQKLVNQFKKKSNFSHFRGQRLVYKTTVRRLAKGGHFSYIHEILDHQKLYPDIKEENFTARLICLYGQAKMLDHALQLFDQMPQLNCPRTVLSFNALMAACFPSKSFSKVVELFQELPGKLSVKPNIISYTSVIRAFCEMGSLDAAMSMLDDMEKNDVEPNAVTFNTLLGAFYGSGRFSEAENLWSLMEEKRVIPDLRCYNSRLHGMVKEKCFSEAMDVFKELEEKGLKPNNYTYNIVIKGFVNEGNLDEVKKWYTAMVESESGPDFVTFMTLIPFACDNNDIDFAYELCKKSACLKNKVSGWIIQKVVNELIEQSKVDKAKELLKLGRSKSGLVLDKQSLSAGV
- the LOC105158493 gene encoding bidirectional sugar transporter SWEET9-like; amino-acid sequence: MAGFSGHWAFAFGLLGNIVSFMVFLSPIPTFYQIYKKKTSEGFQSVPYVVALFSAMLWIYYAFLKSNTTLIITINSVGCFIQTIYICFYLFYAPKKQRVQTLKLLFLLIVCGFGFILVSTHFLVKASLQANVVGWICLVFSLCVFIAPLCIVRKVIRTKSVEYMPFLLSLFLTLSAVMWFFYGFLIKDYNIAIPNVLGFSFGVLQMALYVKYKNAAKMSQQKLPSHNIPNHIIVLEDGKISELTAEQIMDDIVKISALSRSDKVAATSQMNSGGAAENSAVKSQV